A genomic window from Tolypothrix sp. PCC 7910 includes:
- a CDS encoding GAF domain-containing protein, whose amino-acid sequence MPHIESDAVEAGRLYRTTGRIASNKLRSPVYRAWERSHLQGANPLALQAEQLSSRDTERLLQQHNYLIDVVRPYFRMLSQAAGQEHHAIMLGDRQAILLDVIGDEQTVNGPEPFPQPGSLLSEAVAGANGIGTALAEENYVEIVSAEHFIEGFHPFSCQGIPLRNDKQEIVGVLSISLRRADARKRLTEILRCASHAIEAEFAIANLEKDVHRVLASQPDEYEPLEELRQDLIQVHQAARLKLEVISRMVAVHRWEYAAQLLKQAEQSIEIFRRRSEIWRNLASLETGSVQSLSLIESLNDVIDILSTEVAIRKVEVVTNWQEVITVLADPQTLLRNILRCFLQAFERAGQNGRVEVSVNKVQNSHLAQVNFMAIPAVNIDQCELTPYSFCLSVAKTKL is encoded by the coding sequence ATGCCACATATAGAGAGTGATGCAGTTGAAGCAGGACGTTTATACAGAACGACTGGTAGAATTGCCTCTAATAAGTTGCGATCGCCAGTTTATCGCGCTTGGGAAAGATCCCACCTGCAAGGAGCTAACCCTCTGGCTTTGCAAGCAGAACAACTATCGAGTCGAGATACAGAACGTCTGCTACAGCAACATAATTATTTAATTGATGTGGTGCGTCCCTATTTCCGAATGCTATCGCAAGCAGCAGGTCAAGAACACCATGCCATCATGTTAGGCGATCGCCAAGCTATTCTATTAGATGTGATTGGAGATGAGCAGACTGTAAACGGGCCAGAACCTTTTCCGCAACCAGGTTCTCTACTGTCAGAAGCCGTGGCTGGCGCTAATGGTATTGGTACAGCCTTAGCAGAAGAAAATTATGTAGAAATTGTTTCTGCAGAGCATTTTATCGAAGGATTTCATCCTTTTAGTTGCCAAGGTATACCGCTGCGAAACGACAAACAAGAAATTGTCGGTGTCTTGAGTATTTCTTTGCGGCGTGCAGATGCGAGAAAACGCCTGACAGAAATATTGCGATGTGCTTCCCATGCTATTGAAGCAGAATTTGCGATCGCAAATTTAGAAAAAGATGTTCACCGCGTACTAGCTTCGCAACCAGATGAATATGAGCCTTTAGAAGAACTACGCCAGGATCTAATTCAAGTCCATCAAGCCGCACGCTTAAAACTGGAAGTGATCTCTCGCATGGTGGCTGTTCATCGCTGGGAGTATGCAGCGCAATTACTCAAACAAGCAGAACAATCAATTGAAATCTTTCGCCGTCGCTCTGAGATTTGGCGCAATTTGGCATCATTAGAGACTGGTAGCGTGCAATCTCTATCACTCATCGAGAGTCTCAATGATGTGATTGATATTTTATCTACAGAAGTTGCTATTCGTAAAGTTGAAGTCGTGACTAATTGGCAAGAGGTAATTACAGTTCTTGCCGATCCTCAAACTCTGTTACGTAATATATTGCGTTGTTTTCTGCAAGCTTTTGAGCGTGCTGGTCAAAACGGGAGAGTAGAAGTATCAGTTAACAAGGTGCAAAATTCTCATTTAGCACAAGTAAACTTTATGGCAATTCCAGCAGTAAATATTGACCAATGCGAATTAACTCCGTATAGTTTTTGCTTATCCGTAGCCAAAACCAAGTTATGA
- a CDS encoding type II toxin-antitoxin system VapC family toxin, which produces MKFLLDTQAFLWFVLNDRALSQIACDLIVEPFNDILLSPASYWEIAIKVSIGKYEIHGDFATWIEHQIQVNELEILPIKVSHVAALVTLPFHHKDPFDRLLVAQALTEEIPIISVDAILDNYAVTRYW; this is translated from the coding sequence ATGAAGTTTTTGCTTGATACTCAGGCATTTCTGTGGTTTGTACTTAATGATCGCGCCCTTAGCCAAATTGCCTGTGATTTAATTGTCGAACCCTTCAATGATATCTTGCTTAGTCCTGCTTCCTATTGGGAAATTGCCATTAAAGTTAGTATTGGTAAGTATGAAATTCATGGCGATTTTGCAACGTGGATAGAGCATCAAATCCAAGTTAATGAATTAGAAATATTACCAATTAAAGTTTCTCATGTAGCTGCGCTTGTAACTCTCCCATTCCATCATAAAGACCCTTTTGATCGGCTTTTGGTTGCCCAAGCACTCACAGAAGAAATTCCCATCATTAGCGTTGATGCAATATTAGATAATTATGCAGTTACTCGTTACTGGTAA
- a CDS encoding class I SAM-dependent methyltransferase: MSDSSRLSDEALSHYEIGQEQERLSQGTGLLEFVRTQEIISRYLPPAPAVIFDVGGGAGVYSYWLAQQGYEVHLIDAVPLHIEQAQRFAAAQPDYPLASLTVGDARQLNRADNSVDAVLLLGPLYHLIERTERILALQEAYRILKPGGFVFAAGISRFASTLDGLFQGYLQDPEFVKIVQQDLIDGQHRNPNNHPAYFTTAFLHHPDELQTEIEAAGFDYEITLAIEGPSWLLQNFDEHWHDLSRRQQLLQAIRWLEAEPSTLGMSAHIIAIARK; this comes from the coding sequence ATGTCAGATTCATCTCGGCTTTCTGATGAAGCGTTAAGCCATTATGAGATTGGTCAAGAGCAAGAACGCTTATCACAAGGTACAGGTTTATTAGAATTTGTTCGTACCCAAGAAATTATTAGCCGCTATCTACCTCCTGCACCCGCAGTCATTTTCGATGTTGGCGGTGGTGCTGGTGTCTATTCTTATTGGCTGGCTCAACAAGGTTATGAAGTACATTTAATTGATGCGGTTCCTTTGCACATCGAGCAAGCACAACGCTTTGCAGCAGCGCAACCCGATTATCCTTTAGCTAGTTTAACTGTTGGGGATGCAAGGCAATTAAATCGGGCTGATAACAGTGTTGATGCTGTGCTATTACTTGGGCCTTTATATCACTTAATCGAGCGTACAGAGCGGATATTAGCTTTGCAAGAAGCTTATCGTATTTTAAAACCCGGAGGATTTGTTTTTGCGGCGGGAATTTCTCGTTTTGCTTCTACTTTAGATGGATTATTCCAGGGATATTTGCAAGATCCAGAATTTGTCAAAATTGTGCAACAGGATTTGATTGATGGTCAACATCGCAATCCAAATAACCATCCTGCTTACTTTACCACAGCTTTCTTACATCATCCTGATGAACTGCAAACTGAAATAGAAGCAGCTGGTTTTGATTATGAAATCACTTTAGCTATTGAAGGGCCTAGTTGGCTATTACAAAACTTTGATGAACATTGGCATGATTTAAGCCGTCGTCAACAACTTTTACAAGCTATCCGTTGGTTAGAGGCTGAACCTTCTACATTGGGTATGAGTGCTCATATTATAGCGATCGCTCGCAAATAA
- a CDS encoding acetyltransferase, producing the protein MLLQLKDGGDLVKIVDLQELIDPNNDTVHAKEQEGQEEQETDTFKKDELIFPSGESLPRCWLDASYRDAN; encoded by the coding sequence ATGCTTTTACAACTCAAAGATGGTGGCGATTTAGTAAAAATCGTTGATTTACAAGAATTAATTGATCCGAACAATGATACTGTTCATGCAAAAGAGCAAGAAGGTCAAGAAGAGCAAGAAACGGATACCTTTAAAAAAGACGAACTAATTTTCCCCTCTGGAGAAAGTTTACCCCGCTGTTGGTTAGATGCTAGCTATAGAGATGCTAACTAA
- a CDS encoding DUF3181 family protein, which translates to MAKTNTTELLEALAAEIGENVYMDIAKWHLYLSNAKLHTVVAEQLYPLITSNSVNENRVTAVLESIPVKIGGGRKEIPLIDLLPLQCQVNLVDILEKYQREI; encoded by the coding sequence ATGGCTAAGACTAACACCACAGAACTGCTAGAAGCCCTAGCAGCCGAAATAGGTGAAAATGTTTACATGGATATTGCTAAGTGGCATCTTTATTTATCGAATGCCAAACTGCATACCGTTGTTGCCGAACAGCTATATCCTTTAATTACTTCTAATAGTGTTAACGAAAACCGTGTGACAGCAGTATTAGAATCAATACCTGTCAAAATTGGTGGTGGTAGAAAGGAAATTCCCTTAATCGATTTACTCCCACTGCAATGCCAGGTTAACTTAGTAGATATTTTAGAGAAATATCAACGAGAAATCTAA
- a CDS encoding N-acetylmuramoyl-L-alanine amidase, protein MKFGIDSGHNCPPDTGARGIKFEDNLTLDVGNRVINKLKALGHEVVVCRPDRASSVTDSLSRRCATANSSRVDIYVSIHFNSFNGQANGTEVFAGSDSSTKIAKPVLDEIVKLGFFNRGVKSGSHLYVLRNTNMPAILVEGCFVDSQKDMNLFEPEAMANAIVKGLTGKLPTAPVNPVPDETMNVDTTVLRLQKTLNQLKITDTNGKPLTEDGISGNSTRSAVAKFQRVAGVPETGTADKATWDAINLILAKRIIRPNHAGGPVIRYLQYRLGVEVDGVYGPQTETIVKNFQKQNNLVADGIIGPASWQKIIG, encoded by the coding sequence ATGAAATTTGGTATTGATAGCGGACATAATTGCCCTCCAGATACAGGAGCTAGAGGTATAAAGTTTGAAGATAATTTAACATTAGATGTGGGCAATAGAGTTATTAACAAGCTGAAAGCTTTAGGGCATGAAGTTGTCGTTTGTAGACCAGATAGAGCAAGTTCAGTAACTGACTCACTATCAAGAAGATGTGCTACAGCAAATTCTTCTAGAGTAGATATATATGTCTCTATTCACTTTAATTCCTTTAACGGCCAAGCGAATGGTACAGAAGTATTTGCAGGTAGTGACAGCAGTACAAAAATTGCTAAACCTGTATTAGACGAAATTGTCAAATTAGGATTTTTTAATCGTGGGGTTAAAAGTGGTTCCCACTTATATGTCCTCAGAAATACAAATATGCCTGCGATTCTTGTCGAAGGTTGCTTTGTTGATTCTCAAAAAGATATGAATCTTTTTGAGCCAGAAGCGATGGCTAATGCGATTGTTAAAGGGTTAACAGGTAAATTACCAACTGCTCCTGTCAACCCTGTACCAGATGAGACGATGAATGTAGATACCACAGTTTTAAGGCTGCAAAAAACTTTAAATCAGCTAAAAATAACTGATACAAATGGTAAGCCTTTAACAGAAGATGGCATATCAGGTAATTCTACAAGGTCTGCAGTCGCTAAATTTCAAAGAGTTGCAGGAGTTCCGGAAACAGGAACAGCTGATAAAGCTACATGGGATGCCATAAACCTCATATTAGCAAAACGAATTATTCGCCCCAATCATGCTGGTGGCCCAGTAATTAGGTATTTACAATACCGTTTAGGTGTTGAGGTTGATGGTGTTTATGGGCCACAAACAGAGACAATAGTTAAAAATTTCCAAAAGCAAAATAATTTAGTTGCTGATGGAATTATCGGCCCTGCTAGCTGGCAGAAAATAATTGGTTAA
- a CDS encoding ABA4-like family protein produces MSITQLFNVANLFVLPFWALMILLPNWKVTRRIMESYLPFLPLAGAYLYLFITSITPENAQALSNPQLADIARFFADEKAAATGWIHFLVMDLFVGRWIYWEGQKTGIWTIHSLALCLFAGPLGVLSHILTAWITKAFSSSSATEKATSSTSI; encoded by the coding sequence ATGAGTATCACGCAATTATTTAATGTCGCCAATCTTTTTGTTTTGCCTTTTTGGGCATTGATGATTCTCCTACCCAATTGGAAAGTTACACGGCGAATTATGGAATCATATTTACCATTTTTACCTTTAGCAGGAGCATATTTATATTTATTTATCACTAGCATTACCCCAGAAAATGCTCAAGCTTTATCCAACCCGCAATTAGCTGATATTGCACGATTTTTTGCCGATGAAAAAGCTGCTGCTACAGGTTGGATTCACTTTTTGGTAATGGATTTATTTGTGGGACGCTGGATATATTGGGAAGGGCAAAAAACAGGAATCTGGACAATTCATTCTCTAGCGCTTTGTTTATTTGCTGGCCCTTTAGGTGTGCTGTCTCATATTCTCACTGCTTGGATAACGAAAGCATTTTCGTCTAGTTCTGCAACAGAAAAAGCTACATCATCAACTAGTATATGA
- a CDS encoding 2TM domain-containing protein — protein MPPRWPTKPDRKDPAYRKIDDRMNFAVHVAIAATINSGLWFVHNLKATNWEWLPWLTVSWIVVLSVHLLYISAIANYSDTPPKST, from the coding sequence ATGCCTCCTCGTTGGCCTACCAAACCCGATCGCAAAGACCCAGCCTACCGCAAAATTGATGACAGAATGAATTTCGCTGTTCACGTAGCGATCGCAGCTACGATTAATTCTGGGTTGTGGTTTGTCCACAATCTCAAAGCAACTAACTGGGAATGGCTGCCTTGGTTAACAGTCAGTTGGATTGTGGTATTGTCTGTGCATCTGCTTTATATCAGTGCGATCGCTAACTATTCCGATACGCCACCAAAATCCACCTGA
- a CDS encoding type II toxin-antitoxin system Phd/YefM family antitoxin: MIRIPLQEAQLRLPELIASLQPGEEVEIFSGNRTVARLIGEIQPLRRPRQPGSAIGTLTILSEDETHLEDFHEYMP; encoded by the coding sequence ATGATACGAATTCCATTACAAGAAGCTCAACTTCGTTTACCCGAATTGATTGCTAGTTTACAACCTGGGGAAGAAGTAGAAATTTTTTCTGGCAATCGTACTGTCGCCAGATTGATTGGCGAAATTCAACCACTCCGCAGGCCTCGTCAGCCTGGTAGTGCAATTGGAACCTTAACTATTCTTTCAGAAGACGAAACCCATTTGGAAGACTTTCACGAGTATATGCCATGA
- a CDS encoding addiction module protein has translation MSETAEKLKLELSQLSAKERAEIAYFLIHSLDEEIDDNLETAWDTELNQRLQDINRKTAIGEPSSQVFSELREKYS, from the coding sequence ATGAGTGAAACTGCAGAAAAACTTAAACTTGAACTTTCTCAACTTTCCGCAAAAGAACGTGCTGAAATTGCCTACTTTTTAATTCATTCTTTAGATGAAGAGATAGATGATAATCTAGAAACTGCTTGGGATACAGAATTAAACCAAAGGTTGCAGGATATTAATCGCAAAACAGCTATTGGAGAACCATCATCTCAAGTGTTTTCTGAATTACGAGAAAAGTATTCGTGA
- a CDS encoding peptidoglycan-binding protein, with amino-acid sequence MAFNVNVLKLPVIKLGSNNSVVTAWQSFLKDAEFPIGVVDGDFGKQTDQATRSYQQRNGLTADGVVGNMTYAKALNQGLIFKLNLAANTLLSYLNFGEAEVKDLQASINKTGQLNPPLKADGDFGITSNKGLAEAYKKRDVRWRSEIEAALSDATKQKLGQDLTPALDILNGYAKIQRFTLSGAHWIDSFPTSKLIADLASPFRQRVEAFQKALIDAGCQVIVTATHRPKERAYLMHYAARIDRQDIAAKYVPSMAGVNIEWEHYTNAGSLQAAKEMVDAYGVGGNPVSLNSRHIQRLAIDWNVTWNGKINIKDANGKTVTIGDPANAALNRNLWTVGSSYGVYKLSNDPPHWSVDGY; translated from the coding sequence ATGGCTTTTAATGTCAATGTTCTGAAATTACCAGTCATAAAACTCGGCTCAAATAATTCTGTTGTGACTGCTTGGCAAAGCTTCCTTAAAGATGCTGAATTTCCAATAGGTGTGGTTGATGGTGACTTTGGTAAACAGACTGACCAAGCAACGCGTAGCTATCAACAGCGAAATGGTTTAACTGCTGATGGTGTTGTGGGCAATATGACTTATGCTAAGGCATTAAATCAAGGGTTGATTTTCAAACTTAACTTAGCAGCAAATACATTACTCAGTTATTTGAATTTTGGGGAAGCAGAAGTAAAAGATTTACAAGCCTCTATCAATAAAACTGGGCAACTAAATCCACCTTTAAAAGCAGATGGAGACTTCGGTATTACCAGTAATAAAGGATTAGCAGAAGCATATAAAAAAAGAGATGTACGCTGGCGTAGCGAAATAGAAGCAGCTTTAAGTGATGCAACTAAGCAAAAATTAGGACAAGATTTAACACCAGCTTTAGATATTTTGAATGGCTATGCCAAAATCCAGAGATTTACGCTAAGTGGGGCCCATTGGATTGACAGTTTTCCTACTAGCAAATTGATTGCTGATTTAGCTTCACCATTTCGCCAACGAGTAGAAGCATTTCAAAAAGCGCTGATTGATGCAGGATGTCAAGTAATTGTTACCGCTACCCATCGCCCCAAAGAACGTGCTTATTTAATGCATTATGCAGCCAGAATTGATAGGCAAGATATTGCTGCTAAATATGTTCCATCAATGGCTGGAGTCAATATTGAATGGGAGCATTATACTAATGCTGGCTCTCTACAAGCCGCTAAAGAGATGGTAGATGCTTATGGAGTGGGTGGTAATCCTGTTTCCTTAAATTCTCGCCATATTCAAAGGTTGGCGATTGATTGGAATGTTACCTGGAATGGCAAGATTAATATTAAAGATGCTAATGGAAAAACTGTCACTATTGGCGACCCAGCAAATGCAGCCCTCAACAGAAATTTATGGACAGTAGGGAGTAGCTACGGAGTATATAAATTGAGTAATGATCCTCCACATTGGTCAGTGGATGGGTACTAA
- a CDS encoding response regulator has product MSLQILAKRKLVIADDDTDSRTMLAFLLEQEGWEVREAKDGKEALEQVLAQQPDLLILDNRMPELTGAEVYQNLQARGINLAVVLVTAYNQVDELASSLGISYFVNKPYDITKLLTTIESAYENSPS; this is encoded by the coding sequence ATGAGCCTTCAAATTTTAGCAAAACGCAAATTGGTAATTGCAGACGATGACACCGACAGTAGAACCATGCTCGCTTTTTTACTTGAGCAAGAAGGGTGGGAGGTCAGGGAAGCAAAGGATGGTAAAGAAGCCTTAGAACAAGTGCTGGCACAACAACCAGATTTATTAATTTTAGATAATAGAATGCCAGAACTTACGGGCGCTGAAGTTTATCAAAATCTCCAGGCTAGAGGAATTAACTTAGCAGTTGTGTTAGTGACTGCTTACAACCAAGTCGATGAATTAGCTTCATCTTTGGGTATTTCTTATTTTGTCAATAAACCTTATGACATTACAAAACTGCTCACAACTATAGAATCTGCTTACGAAAATTCGCCATCCTAA
- the bchH gene encoding magnesium chelatase subunit H encodes MKRIVLIAGFESFNADLYRKAAFLANSRCSELDIRVFSDRDITTKRQEVEAALQDAEVFFGSLLFDYDQVLWLRDRISQIPIRLVFESALELMSLTKLGDFAIGDKPKGMPKPVKFILDKFSNGREEDKLAGYISFLKVGPKLLKYVPVQKVQDLRNWLIIYGYWNAGGPENVASLFWTIAEKYLGLKVGDIPAPLETPNMGLLHPDYPGFFESPKAYLEWGMGHGAWSMGNTAKSDLPIVGILLYRKHVITKQAYIPQLIRRFEAAGLIPLPIFINGVEGHVAVRDWMTTDYEIQQRQIGNIETPSLSKEAVKVDAIVSTIGFPLVGGPAGSMEAGRQVEVAKRILTAKNVPYFVAAPLLIQDIYSWTRQGIGGLQSVVLYALPELDGAIDTVPLGGLVGEDIYLVPERVQRLIGRVKSWINLRQKSASERKIAIILYGFPPGYGAVGTAALLNVPRSLLKFLAALKKQGYTVGDLPDDGEELIRWVKEADEEIRTADAHGLTQIDNGLHQPPSAVNTVNVRTLEKWLGYLRTSRIEKQWKSLTGTGIKTYGDEFQIGGVQLGNIWIGVQPPLGLQGDPMRLMFERDLTPHPQYAAFYKWLQNEFEADAVVHFGMHGTVEWLPGSPLGNTGYSWSDILLGDIPNLYIYAANNPSESILAKRRGYGVLISHNVPPYGRAGLYKELLSLRDLISEYREDPNKNYALKEAICQKIVDTGLDADCPLEDAKKLGIAFSYENLRMFSAHVFDDYLVKLYEYLQVLETRLFSSGLHILGEEPDEEKLAAYLEAYFGEEPEKSAEAQIRNLLMQSTDELTNLLRGLNGEYIPPAPGGDLLRDGPGVLPTGRNIHALDPYRMPSPAAYERGREIAQKIIAQHLQEHGKYPETVAVMLWGLDAIKTKGESLGILLELVGAEPVKEGTGRIVRYELKPLTEVGHPRIDVLGNLSGIFRDSFVNIIELLDDLFQRAADAEEPEEENFIRKHALALKAQGVENVSARLFSNPAGDFGSLVNDQVVDGNWESGEELGNTWQSRNVFSYGRQDKGQARPEVLNTLLKTSDRIVQEIDSVEYGITDIQEYYANTGGLKKAAEKQRGKKITTSFVESFSKDTTPRNLDDLLRMEYRTKLVNPKWAQAMANQGSGGAFEISQRMTALIGWGGTADFTDDWVYDQAADTYALDAEMAEKLRKANPEAFRNIIGRMLEAHGRGFWQADQDKLDKLRQLYELTDEELEGVTV; translated from the coding sequence ATGAAACGCATCGTCTTGATTGCTGGGTTTGAATCCTTTAACGCTGACTTGTACAGAAAAGCAGCTTTTTTAGCTAACTCTCGCTGTTCTGAGTTGGACATTCGAGTATTTAGCGATCGCGATATTACCACCAAGCGCCAGGAAGTAGAAGCAGCACTCCAAGACGCTGAGGTATTTTTTGGCAGCTTGCTATTTGATTATGACCAGGTTTTGTGGTTGCGCGATCGCATTTCCCAAATTCCCATCCGCTTAGTGTTTGAGTCGGCTTTGGAATTGATGAGTTTAACCAAGCTGGGCGATTTTGCCATTGGCGATAAACCCAAAGGTATGCCCAAGCCAGTAAAATTCATTCTGGATAAATTTAGTAACGGTAGAGAAGAAGATAAACTCGCTGGTTATATTAGCTTTTTAAAAGTAGGGCCGAAATTACTCAAATATGTGCCAGTGCAGAAAGTGCAAGATTTACGCAACTGGTTAATTATTTATGGTTATTGGAATGCTGGCGGCCCTGAAAATGTTGCTTCATTATTTTGGACAATAGCGGAAAAATATTTAGGCTTAAAAGTTGGCGATATTCCCGCGCCTTTGGAAACTCCCAATATGGGATTATTGCACCCAGATTATCCAGGTTTTTTTGAATCACCAAAGGCGTATTTGGAATGGGGCATGGGGCATGGGGCATGGAGCATGGGAAATACAGCCAAGTCTGATTTGCCGATTGTTGGTATTTTACTTTATAGAAAACACGTTATTACAAAACAAGCATATATTCCCCAACTAATTCGGCGTTTTGAAGCTGCTGGGTTAATTCCCTTACCGATTTTTATTAATGGTGTAGAAGGACATGTGGCTGTCAGAGATTGGATGACAACCGACTATGAAATTCAGCAAAGACAAATCGGTAATATTGAAACTCCGTCGCTTTCTAAAGAAGCGGTAAAAGTTGATGCGATAGTTTCTACAATTGGGTTTCCTTTAGTTGGCGGCCCTGCTGGTTCAATGGAAGCAGGGCGACAGGTAGAGGTTGCTAAACGTATTTTGACAGCGAAAAATGTACCTTATTTTGTCGCTGCACCACTATTAATTCAAGATATTTATTCTTGGACACGTCAAGGTATTGGTGGGTTACAAAGTGTGGTTTTATATGCTTTACCAGAACTTGATGGAGCAATTGATACGGTTCCCCTTGGTGGTTTGGTAGGGGAAGATATTTATTTAGTTCCTGAACGAGTACAGCGATTAATTGGTAGGGTAAAAAGCTGGATTAATTTACGGCAAAAATCTGCATCGGAACGGAAAATAGCGATTATTTTATATGGCTTTCCTCCTGGTTATGGGGCTGTGGGGACAGCAGCTTTATTAAATGTGCCGCGCAGCTTGTTGAAGTTTTTAGCTGCATTGAAAAAACAAGGCTATACAGTTGGCGATTTACCTGATGATGGGGAAGAATTAATTCGCTGGGTGAAGGAAGCAGATGAAGAGATTAGAACTGCAGATGCACACGGATTAACGCAGATAGATAACGGCTTGCATCAGCCTCCATCTGCGGTTAATACTGTTAATGTGCGGACTCTAGAAAAATGGTTAGGATATCTCCGCACTTCTCGCATTGAGAAACAATGGAAATCTCTCACTGGAACGGGGATTAAAACCTATGGTGATGAGTTTCAAATTGGAGGCGTACAGTTAGGAAATATCTGGATAGGTGTACAGCCACCTTTGGGTTTACAAGGCGACCCGATGCGGTTAATGTTTGAGAGAGATTTAACTCCTCATCCTCAATATGCAGCTTTTTATAAATGGTTACAAAATGAATTTGAAGCTGATGCTGTAGTGCATTTTGGAATGCATGGAACTGTCGAGTGGTTACCTGGTTCTCCTTTAGGTAATACGGGTTATTCTTGGTCAGATATTTTGTTAGGAGATATTCCTAATTTATATATATACGCGGCGAATAATCCTTCGGAGTCAATTTTGGCAAAGCGTCGCGGTTATGGGGTATTAATTTCTCATAATGTCCCGCCTTATGGTCGTGCTGGTTTGTATAAGGAATTGTTGTCGCTAAGAGATTTAATTTCTGAGTATCGAGAAGACCCGAACAAGAATTACGCCCTGAAGGAAGCTATTTGTCAGAAAATTGTGGACACTGGTTTAGATGCAGATTGTCCGTTAGAAGATGCCAAAAAATTGGGGATTGCTTTTAGTTATGAAAATCTGCGGATGTTTAGTGCCCATGTTTTTGATGACTATTTGGTGAAGTTATATGAGTATTTACAGGTTTTAGAAACTCGATTATTTTCTTCTGGTTTACATATTTTGGGTGAGGAACCGGATGAGGAAAAATTGGCGGCGTATTTAGAGGCTTATTTTGGAGAAGAACCGGAAAAAAGTGCAGAAGCACAAATCCGAAATTTATTAATGCAATCTACGGATGAGTTGACGAATTTATTAAGGGGTTTGAATGGGGAATATATTCCGCCTGCGCCTGGTGGCGATTTATTAAGAGATGGGCCTGGTGTGCTACCTACAGGGAGAAATATTCATGCTTTAGATCCTTATAGAATGCCTTCACCTGCGGCTTATGAAAGAGGTAGAGAAATTGCTCAAAAAATTATTGCCCAGCATTTACAAGAACATGGCAAATATCCGGAAACTGTGGCGGTAATGTTATGGGGTTTAGATGCGATTAAAACTAAGGGTGAATCCTTGGGGATTTTATTAGAATTAGTCGGTGCTGAACCTGTAAAGGAGGGAACGGGGAGAATTGTTCGTTATGAGTTAAAACCTTTAACTGAGGTGGGACATCCCCGCATTGATGTGTTAGGAAACCTCTCAGGTATTTTCCGCGATAGCTTTGTGAATATCATCGAATTATTAGATGATTTATTTCAACGGGCTGCGGATGCTGAGGAACCGGAAGAAGAAAATTTTATTCGGAAACACGCTTTAGCTTTAAAGGCGCAAGGTGTGGAAAATGTCTCTGCAAGATTATTTTCTAACCCAGCAGGAGATTTTGGTTCTTTGGTAAATGACCAAGTTGTTGATGGAAATTGGGAATCCGGTGAAGAGTTAGGTAATACTTGGCAAAGCCGCAATGTTTTCAGCTATGGGAGACAAGATAAAGGACAGGCTAGGCCGGAAGTGTTAAATACTTTATTGAAAACAAGCGATCGCATTGTCCAAGAAATTGATTCGGTAGAATATGGTATTACCGATATTCAAGAATATTACGCCAATACTGGTGGGTTAAAGAAAGCTGCAGAAAAACAACGCGGTAAAAAAATTACAACCAGTTTTGTGGAAAGTTTTTCTAAAGACACCACACCCCGTAACTTAGATGATTTACTGCGGATGGAGTACCGCACGAAATTAGTCAATCCCAAATGGGCGCAAGCAATGGCTAATCAAGGTTCTGGTGGTGCGTTTGAAATCTCCCAACGGATGACAGCGTTAATTGGTTGGGGCGGGACTGCGGATTTTACTGATGATTGGGTATATGACCAAGCTGCAGATACTTACGCCCTAGATGCAGAGATGGCGGAGAAGTTACGCAAAGCAAATCCCGAAGCATTCCGCAATATTATTGGCAGAATGTTAGAAGCCCACGGACGGGGTTTCTGGCAAGCCGATCAGGATAAGTTAGATAAGTTACGTCAATTGTATGAATTAACCGATGAAGAGTTGGAAGGTGTGACAGTATAA